A section of the Leptospira noumeaensis genome encodes:
- a CDS encoding replication-associated recombination protein A — protein sequence MDSLFSQNKQIPLAHAVRPKTWSEFVGQTQVVQSLRAISKPTSILLYGPPGSGKTTLAHLLSQGWNLQNRYLSCVTSGLKEVREVLDEAKRQGTIVLFLDEIHRFSSSQQDALLSAVEEGEIILIAATTENPSFRVNKALLSRMLVYRLTTLSEEEENSIFETCLTKLDHKGKFPEDLKKELFRRSSGDARKLLGYLERILSFTEDTGSINESKLAEILGENVIFYDKNSESHYDIISAFIKSLRGSDPDAALFYLALMIEGGEDPLFIARRLVIFASEDVGNASVHALPLAISTWHAVERVGMPEGRIPLGQCTTFLASAPKSNASYLAIDRALQLVRERKREFQIPNHLRNAPTATHKKEGAGKDYQYPHDFPDHFVREKYFPESFYPNPPKFYEPTNQGMEKNLKDQLKKLWEPGK from the coding sequence TTGGATTCTCTTTTTTCGCAGAACAAACAGATCCCTCTTGCCCATGCGGTCAGGCCTAAGACTTGGTCTGAGTTTGTAGGGCAAACTCAAGTGGTTCAGTCTTTAAGAGCCATTTCTAAACCCACCTCCATTCTGTTATATGGGCCACCTGGTTCGGGAAAAACCACTTTAGCTCATCTTCTTAGCCAAGGTTGGAATCTGCAAAACCGTTATCTCAGTTGTGTGACTAGTGGTTTGAAGGAGGTAAGGGAAGTTTTAGATGAAGCCAAAAGACAGGGAACTATTGTTTTATTTTTAGACGAAATCCATCGTTTTTCTTCCTCTCAACAAGATGCACTCCTTTCGGCCGTAGAGGAAGGAGAAATCATTTTGATTGCCGCTACCACTGAAAACCCAAGTTTTCGTGTGAATAAGGCTCTACTTTCTCGGATGCTCGTTTATCGACTCACCACTCTTTCAGAAGAAGAAGAAAATTCTATTTTTGAAACATGCCTTACAAAATTAGATCATAAGGGTAAATTTCCAGAGGATTTAAAAAAGGAACTCTTTCGTAGGAGTTCGGGTGATGCGAGAAAACTCCTCGGCTATCTCGAACGAATATTAAGTTTTACAGAAGATACGGGAAGTATCAACGAATCCAAGTTAGCTGAGATTTTGGGTGAAAATGTAATTTTTTATGATAAAAATAGCGAAAGTCACTATGATATCATCTCTGCTTTTATCAAATCCCTTCGTGGGAGTGATCCAGATGCCGCCCTTTTTTATTTAGCGCTTATGATCGAAGGCGGAGAAGACCCACTTTTTATTGCAAGAAGGCTTGTGATTTTTGCTAGTGAGGATGTCGGGAATGCTAGTGTCCATGCCCTTCCACTTGCGATCTCAACTTGGCATGCCGTTGAACGAGTGGGAATGCCAGAAGGAAGGATTCCTTTGGGTCAGTGTACCACTTTTTTAGCATCAGCTCCAAAGTCTAATGCTAGTTATTTGGCAATTGACAGAGCATTGCAACTGGTTCGGGAAAGAAAACGTGAGTTCCAAATTCCAAATCATCTTCGCAATGCTCCCACAGCCACACATAAGAAGGAAGGGGCAGGGAAGGATTACCAATACCCTCATGATTTTCCAGATCATTTTGTAAGAGAAAAATATTTTCCTGAATCCTTTTATCCGAATCCACCGAAGTTCTATGAACCAACAAACCAAGGGATGGAAAAAAATTTAAAAGACCAACTCAAAAAACTTTGGGAACCTGGGAAGTAA
- a CDS encoding YqaA family protein encodes MSNEKETAINLRNLLFQTVLSIVIVLVIVFGLAFFFRKELLGFSEHFVRIFGYWGLFVGMIFSDSLPAFVPPDAFLMLAITGEMDPLKTILSMSFGSILGGSLAYLIGLYVIPRFHLGRQMVLHYEDKLLPYLRKYGFGAVVLSALTPIPYSWMAYTVGTFKMRYSLFLLGSLFRFVRVTVYFYAMYLGWITGG; translated from the coding sequence ATGTCAAATGAAAAAGAGACAGCTATCAATCTTCGGAATCTCCTCTTTCAAACGGTCTTATCAATTGTTATTGTTTTAGTAATTGTATTCGGATTGGCTTTTTTCTTTCGAAAAGAACTTTTGGGGTTTAGTGAACACTTTGTCCGTATCTTCGGATACTGGGGACTATTTGTTGGAATGATTTTTTCGGATAGCCTTCCGGCCTTTGTTCCGCCCGATGCTTTCCTCATGCTTGCCATCACCGGAGAAATGGATCCTTTAAAAACAATTCTATCAATGTCCTTTGGTAGTATCCTTGGTGGATCATTAGCTTATTTGATTGGATTGTATGTGATTCCGCGATTTCATTTGGGAAGACAAATGGTTCTGCATTATGAAGATAAATTGCTTCCTTACTTACGTAAATATGGATTTGGGGCAGTGGTTCTAAGTGCCCTCACTCCCATTCCTTATTCTTGGATGGCTTATACTGTTGGAACCTTTAAGATGCGTTATTCGTTGTTTTTACTCGGTTCACTCTTTCGGTTTGTCCGTGTGACTGTATATTTTTACGCTATGTATCTTGGTTGGATTACAGGAGGATAG
- the pth gene encoding aminoacyl-tRNA hydrolase, which yields MIHFLIVGLGNPGDKYKNTRHNIGFMVLDALASSFGVSFKDSKKYADSTHTWEGDKIHLLKPLEFMNLSGKATQTLANLYKIPAAQILVVQDEVDLPFGKIKNKIGGGTAGHNGLKDIVAKLGTQDFHRLRFGVGKPEKGGMEVADFVLQNFNSEERNTLDSLIKESINKIEDWIKTNRNLIKKETNA from the coding sequence ATGATTCATTTTTTAATCGTAGGCCTTGGAAATCCAGGGGATAAATACAAAAACACCCGCCATAACATTGGTTTTATGGTTCTTGATGCATTGGCATCTAGTTTTGGTGTTTCTTTTAAAGATTCCAAAAAATATGCAGATTCTACTCATACTTGGGAAGGGGATAAAATCCACCTTTTGAAACCTTTGGAATTTATGAACCTTTCCGGAAAGGCAACTCAAACCCTTGCCAATCTATATAAAATTCCCGCCGCACAAATCCTTGTCGTCCAAGACGAAGTGGATTTACCCTTTGGTAAGATAAAAAATAAAATTGGGGGCGGAACCGCAGGCCATAATGGACTAAAAGATATCGTTGCAAAACTTGGCACGCAAGACTTCCATCGGTTGCGGTTTGGAGTAGGTAAACCTGAAAAAGGCGGAATGGAAGTGGCTGACTTTGTTTTGCAAAATTTTAATTCGGAAGAACGAAATACCTTGGATAGTCTAATTAAAGAATCTATTAACAAAATAGAAGATTGGATAAAAACAAATCGGAATTTGATCAAAAAAGAAACAAATGCATAA
- the cimA gene encoding (R)-citramalate synthase CimA, translated as MTESNSRIEILDVTLRDGEQTNGVSFSWQQKLNITKHLLKDLKTDRVEIASARVSPGEFEAVKKIIEWAKSEGLQNRIEILGFVDYDKTVEWMNGTGVRVLNLLTKGSLNHLTNQLRKTPAEHFSDIQKTVEYAAKSGITVNVYLEDWSNGYTHSRDYVLEYLSVVSKFPVSKFYLADTLGVLSPAEVRNAITDLVKEFPKLWFEFHGHNDYDLAVANCLEAVSAGVRGLHVAVNGLGERAGNSPLEAVVTALHDKTKYRTSVVEREITNASRLVEVFSGKRISDNRPIVGEDVFTQTAGVHADGDKKGNLYANPILPERFGRARVYALGKLAGKASITENLKQLGMVLSPEIEKKVLERVIELGDQNKTVTKEDLPYIISDITGENLEASFRIETCTVTSGIGVKPKAEVKVNYLGKDYMAKGEGDGGYDAFMNALGKILKELNIQIPTLSDYEVRIPPGGNTNALVETVITWKKDGETNPIRTIGIDSDQQVAAVKATERLLHILLGNV; from the coding sequence ATGACCGAATCTAATTCTCGAATCGAAATCCTGGACGTCACTTTACGAGACGGGGAACAAACCAATGGTGTTTCTTTTTCCTGGCAACAAAAACTAAACATCACCAAACATCTATTAAAAGATTTGAAAACAGATCGAGTGGAAATTGCCAGTGCCCGCGTTTCTCCGGGAGAGTTTGAGGCTGTTAAAAAAATTATAGAGTGGGCAAAATCAGAAGGCCTTCAAAATCGAATCGAAATTTTAGGGTTTGTTGATTATGATAAAACTGTGGAGTGGATGAACGGGACAGGAGTCCGAGTTCTAAATCTCCTCACTAAGGGTTCACTCAACCACCTAACAAATCAACTTCGAAAAACTCCGGCAGAACATTTTTCAGATATCCAAAAAACAGTGGAGTATGCCGCAAAATCAGGGATCACTGTAAATGTTTATTTGGAAGATTGGTCCAATGGATACACTCATTCCCGTGATTATGTTTTAGAATATTTGAGTGTTGTATCAAAGTTCCCTGTAAGCAAATTTTATTTAGCAGATACACTCGGTGTTTTGTCGCCTGCGGAAGTCCGAAATGCAATCACTGATTTAGTGAAAGAATTTCCAAAACTTTGGTTTGAGTTTCATGGCCACAATGATTACGACTTGGCTGTCGCCAATTGTTTGGAAGCAGTCTCGGCAGGAGTTCGTGGCCTTCATGTGGCTGTGAACGGTCTTGGGGAAAGAGCGGGAAATTCACCTTTAGAGGCAGTGGTCACAGCTCTCCATGATAAAACAAAATACAGAACTTCCGTAGTCGAAAGAGAAATTACCAATGCATCTAGACTTGTGGAAGTTTTTTCTGGGAAACGAATTTCGGACAACCGTCCGATTGTCGGCGAAGATGTATTCACGCAAACCGCAGGAGTACACGCGGATGGTGATAAAAAAGGTAATTTATATGCGAATCCCATTTTACCGGAACGATTTGGAAGGGCCAGGGTTTACGCATTAGGAAAGTTAGCTGGTAAAGCCAGTATTACAGAAAATTTAAAACAATTAGGTATGGTTCTTTCCCCGGAAATCGAAAAAAAAGTTTTAGAACGAGTGATCGAACTGGGAGACCAAAACAAAACCGTCACAAAAGAAGACCTTCCTTATATTATCTCAGACATTACTGGTGAAAACTTAGAAGCCAGTTTTCGGATCGAAACTTGCACTGTGACCAGTGGAATTGGTGTGAAACCTAAGGCCGAAGTAAAGGTGAATTATTTAGGAAAGGATTACATGGCAAAGGGAGAAGGGGATGGTGGATATGATGCTTTTATGAATGCCCTTGGCAAAATCCTAAAAGAATTAAACATTCAAATTCCAACCCTTTCTGATTATGAAGTGAGGATTCCTCCCGGAGGGAATACCAATGCTCTTGTGGAAACAGTCATCACTTGGAAAAAAGATGGTGAAACTAATCCCATCCGCACCATCGGTATTGACTCTGACCAACAAGTGGCTGCAGTGAAAGCTACCGAACGTTTGTTACATATTTTACTCGGAAACGTATGA
- a CDS encoding Smr/MutS family protein produces MRTIYIRKLRFEEARIKLERELHDAFMDGESYVEILHGIGEGILRRMAIDYVETCDFLKLVETDPMFRSNPGATIVEILAPSKEYINRLKS; encoded by the coding sequence GTGCGTACCATATACATCCGCAAACTCCGATTTGAAGAGGCTCGTATCAAACTAGAACGAGAACTCCATGATGCCTTTATGGATGGGGAATCGTACGTCGAAATCCTTCACGGTATCGGGGAAGGAATCCTCCGCCGAATGGCGATTGACTACGTAGAGACTTGCGATTTTCTGAAATTAGTGGAGACCGATCCGATGTTTCGGTCAAACCCGGGCGCAACGATTGTGGAAATCCTAGCTCCGTCCAAAGAATACATCAACCGATTGAAATCATGA
- a CDS encoding response regulator: protein MNFTQLQHEKNAILCVDDEPILLLSLVQELKREIGGGYTYETAQNPEEAMEVIDDLCSSGVEVILILSDWLMPGMRGDEFLIQVHQKYPQIKSIMISGHADRDAINRVKEEAKTYAIFSKPWNTRELLDAVRFCCNLT from the coding sequence TTGAATTTTACGCAGCTGCAACATGAGAAAAACGCAATTCTTTGCGTTGATGATGAACCCATTCTGCTATTATCCCTCGTACAAGAACTAAAACGCGAGATTGGTGGTGGTTATACCTATGAAACCGCGCAAAATCCCGAAGAAGCCATGGAAGTGATCGATGATCTCTGTAGTTCAGGAGTGGAAGTCATTCTCATTTTATCCGATTGGCTGATGCCCGGAATGCGAGGGGACGAATTTCTCATCCAAGTCCACCAAAAATACCCACAAATCAAATCGATCATGATATCGGGCCATGCCGACCGGGATGCCATCAACCGCGTAAAAGAAGAGGCAAAAACCTACGCCATTTTTTCTAAACCTTGGAACACTCGAGAATTGCTCGATGCTGTTCGTTTCTGTTGCAATTTGACCTAA
- a CDS encoding sensor histidine kinase produces MAEIIVWIERIVSNIPLPILEVWGRFSFLFGSILSIFAFTGFTFRNGKSFRISREVWNWNLTSFYWFLITFVSIFVTGYLGSSIVLIPGAQTLESLKDLSVFLCLNFFGFPALLAVPFAYGLSDLIEGVPPEFLWDWLPGYFINPTMFWLSYQMIGKSPDFRKFRIWVYYFLFVLLFLILEPFLWGFLCSEQFGAEISYHTISSALLFTTGITWILAPFVMLVTFPIVRRFGFFWAELPGQMKEVTLSDPQSIWKSGPKEWKILQPESDTRTGISLQLFIVAPFVFLVLFLVGVTAYVTLKNAEKSAFQMVEVLHRQWSKNINLSMDRYLSELPKVTGHNFNPKDLVTVLDDSKVNPQARVFLLDENLNPLASLSMDLGKTRLQETVRVELKKLGNEINTSEKRFSFAIVTKKPLSRENWNAMVTIYTHPNLKEKTYLITLFPYSFYLSGVISGNSESAMVFAWAILLSLLLAVVLAEFVTRPVLSFAKASKSLAKGHWDIPIGESMIAELKDLSEAFRFMSSELKQSFERVEESQRLVMETNSNLEDKIGQRTEALIESNRSLVEMIETKEKILIDLHKTQTQLLQSEKLAALGQFAAGITHELNTPLGAITSSVHTMSEILKNDVTSLPEFLESLDVSEREDFRHLLHMSVSFGSRNSGLLNRMEKKERLGILNSHQIENPEEMMDDLASLGILQLDEPLLKILKKPRTGIILQNVLILGSLYRLVYVVQTATEKAAHVVNALKHYLYTDRLETETNVQNVHIPTELDSILTLYQTKIKNDVEITKFYTTTDDCLAERDKLNQVWINIINNALQAMDYRGKLRISVSSNDDSVVTTIHDTGKGIAPEIRDKIFLPFFTTKKHGEGIGLGLDICKQIVEKMRGSIEFSSDENGTEFRVYLPKAQKGERD; encoded by the coding sequence ATGGCCGAAATCATTGTTTGGATTGAACGTATCGTTTCAAACATCCCTTTGCCGATTTTAGAGGTTTGGGGTCGGTTCTCTTTTTTATTCGGTTCGATTCTTTCCATTTTTGCTTTTACAGGATTCACATTTAGAAATGGAAAATCTTTCCGCATTTCACGGGAAGTCTGGAATTGGAATCTAACTAGTTTTTATTGGTTTCTCATTACCTTTGTTTCTATCTTTGTCACTGGGTATTTAGGTAGTTCCATTGTTCTCATCCCGGGAGCACAAACTTTAGAGAGCCTGAAAGATTTATCTGTATTCCTTTGTTTGAATTTTTTTGGATTCCCAGCCCTTCTTGCAGTTCCTTTTGCTTATGGGTTATCGGATCTCATTGAAGGAGTTCCTCCTGAATTTTTATGGGACTGGTTGCCTGGTTACTTTATCAATCCCACAATGTTTTGGCTTTCTTACCAAATGATAGGTAAGTCACCTGACTTTCGTAAATTTAGGATATGGGTTTATTATTTTCTTTTTGTTCTATTATTTTTAATCCTTGAACCTTTTTTATGGGGATTTTTATGTTCAGAACAATTTGGAGCAGAGATTTCTTACCATACAATTAGTTCTGCACTACTTTTCACAACAGGGATTACTTGGATCCTTGCTCCTTTTGTCATGTTAGTCACCTTTCCTATTGTTAGGCGGTTTGGCTTTTTTTGGGCAGAACTTCCTGGCCAAATGAAGGAGGTGACCCTTTCTGACCCACAATCCATTTGGAAATCAGGCCCTAAGGAATGGAAAATCCTACAACCCGAATCGGATACTCGAACAGGGATTTCGTTACAGTTATTCATTGTGGCCCCTTTTGTCTTTTTAGTTTTGTTTCTTGTTGGAGTGACTGCTTACGTGACCTTGAAAAATGCAGAAAAATCTGCCTTTCAAATGGTGGAAGTTTTACACAGGCAATGGTCAAAAAATATCAATTTAAGTATGGATCGTTACTTATCGGAACTTCCTAAGGTAACTGGTCACAATTTTAATCCCAAAGACTTAGTCACTGTACTGGATGATTCCAAAGTAAATCCACAAGCTCGTGTTTTTTTGTTAGATGAAAATTTGAATCCTTTGGCATCACTTTCTATGGATCTTGGAAAAACTAGATTACAAGAAACCGTAAGAGTTGAATTAAAAAAATTAGGAAACGAAATCAATACTTCTGAAAAACGATTTAGTTTTGCCATCGTTACCAAAAAACCACTCTCCAGAGAAAATTGGAATGCAATGGTCACCATTTACACACATCCGAATTTAAAAGAAAAAACCTATCTCATCACTTTGTTTCCTTATTCATTTTATTTGAGTGGAGTCATTTCAGGAAATAGTGAATCGGCAATGGTTTTTGCATGGGCCATCTTACTAAGTTTGCTTCTTGCCGTAGTTCTTGCCGAGTTTGTGACAAGGCCCGTATTGTCCTTTGCCAAAGCATCCAAATCATTAGCCAAAGGGCATTGGGACATTCCTATTGGCGAAAGTATGATTGCTGAACTCAAAGATTTATCCGAGGCTTTTCGTTTTATGTCTTCCGAACTCAAACAAAGTTTTGAAAGAGTGGAAGAAAGCCAACGTTTGGTGATGGAAACTAATTCCAATTTAGAAGATAAAATTGGTCAAAGAACAGAAGCACTCATCGAAAGTAATCGTAGCCTTGTGGAGATGATTGAAACAAAAGAAAAAATTCTCATCGATTTACACAAAACACAAACCCAACTTTTACAAAGTGAAAAATTAGCAGCCCTTGGACAATTCGCAGCTGGGATCACACATGAACTGAACACACCTCTTGGTGCCATCACTTCCAGTGTACATACCATGTCTGAGATTCTAAAAAATGATGTGACCAGTTTGCCTGAATTTTTAGAATCTTTGGATGTATCGGAAAGAGAGGACTTCCGACATTTACTGCATATGAGTGTGTCGTTTGGATCTCGTAATTCAGGACTTCTCAATCGTATGGAAAAAAAGGAAAGGTTAGGAATTCTAAATTCTCACCAAATCGAAAATCCGGAAGAGATGATGGATGATTTGGCTTCTCTTGGTATCCTTCAACTGGATGAACCTCTCTTAAAAATTTTAAAAAAACCAAGAACAGGAATCATTCTACAAAATGTTTTGATTTTAGGAAGTTTGTATCGTTTGGTTTATGTTGTACAAACTGCCACAGAAAAAGCAGCCCATGTTGTGAATGCACTCAAACATTATCTTTACACTGATAGGTTGGAAACCGAAACCAACGTCCAAAATGTTCATATTCCTACGGAACTTGATTCCATTCTCACCTTATACCAAACTAAAATTAAAAACGATGTGGAAATTACCAAATTTTATACAACAACTGATGATTGTTTGGCGGAGAGAGACAAACTCAATCAAGTTTGGATCAATATCATTAACAATGCTTTACAAGCTATGGACTATCGTGGTAAATTAAGAATTTCTGTTTCTTCAAATGATGATTCGGTGGTCACTACCATTCATGATACGGGTAAAGGAATTGCTCCTGAAATTCGGGATAAAATTTTCCTACCTTTTTTCACTACAAAAAAACATGGCGAAGGAATTGGGCTTGGGCTTGACATTTGTAAACAAATCGTAGAAAAGATGAGGGGTTCGATTGAATTTTCGTCAGATGAGAATGGAACAGAGTTTAGGGTGTATTTGCCAAAGGCACAAAAAGGGGAACGAGATTGA
- the mutY gene encoding A/G-specific adenine glycosylase, with amino-acid sequence MNPKKKLHDWYLTHKRDLPFRKKKQAYPIWISEVMLQQTRVNAMLPLYESFIKRFPNPESLAHAEEEEVLANWKGLGYYSRARNIRKAAILLVQNYNGAFPKDLNLILKLPGIGNYTARAILSIAYDLPFAVLDGNVKRVLSRYYGYTNNILGAKADTDLQKIADEFLNEDHPGDHNQAVMELGATICLPESPKCLLCPLSEFCFARIHQKTSEIPLRVKDKKQIILKGEIFVLYYKNSILLLREPKMRFLKGMFHLPYGFIGEIPEETYEPSQIFLSIKDSNPSKNLTPIGEFKHTITHHKMGFSVYSYVLESREWVEVLAKKFGVETKWVSLSDLDTEFPSSLASKVKKILLYLES; translated from the coding sequence TTGAATCCAAAGAAAAAACTCCACGATTGGTATTTAACCCACAAAAGGGATCTCCCGTTTCGTAAAAAAAAACAGGCTTATCCCATTTGGATCTCAGAAGTAATGCTGCAACAAACTCGCGTTAATGCGATGTTGCCTTTGTATGAATCCTTTATCAAACGATTTCCAAATCCTGAATCATTAGCCCATGCCGAAGAAGAGGAAGTTTTGGCAAATTGGAAGGGGCTTGGGTATTACAGCCGTGCTAGAAATATAAGAAAGGCCGCCATCTTATTAGTTCAAAATTATAATGGAGCCTTTCCCAAGGACCTTAACTTAATTTTAAAACTTCCAGGAATTGGAAATTATACTGCAAGAGCCATCCTTTCCATCGCCTACGACCTACCCTTTGCCGTTTTGGATGGAAACGTAAAACGTGTTTTGTCTCGTTATTATGGTTATACTAATAATATCTTAGGGGCCAAAGCAGATACCGACTTACAAAAGATAGCAGATGAGTTTTTAAACGAAGATCATCCGGGAGACCACAACCAAGCGGTGATGGAACTTGGTGCCACCATTTGTCTCCCTGAATCACCTAAATGTCTGTTATGCCCTCTTTCTGAATTTTGTTTTGCTAGAATCCACCAAAAAACTTCAGAAATCCCACTCAGGGTAAAAGACAAAAAACAAATCATCTTAAAGGGTGAGATTTTTGTTCTCTATTATAAAAATTCCATCCTCCTCCTCCGAGAACCAAAGATGCGTTTTTTGAAAGGGATGTTTCATTTGCCCTACGGCTTTATCGGTGAAATTCCCGAAGAAACCTATGAACCGAGTCAGATCTTTTTATCCATAAAAGATTCGAATCCTAGTAAAAACTTAACACCCATTGGAGAGTTCAAACATACCATCACCCACCATAAGATGGGATTTTCCGTATATTCTTATGTTTTGGAAAGTCGGGAATGGGTGGAAGTTCTGGCAAAAAAATTCGGAGTCGAAACTAAGTGGGTGAGTCTTTCTGATTTAGATACAGAGTTTCCTTCTTCCCTCGCTTCCAAAGTAAAAAAGATTTTGCTTTACTTAGAATCCTAG
- the ispG gene encoding (E)-4-hydroxy-3-methylbut-2-enyl-diphosphate synthase, with the protein MSTKYNESPFFYKRRPTREVMVGNVGIGGKNPIRIQSMITSNTRDTEASIKQISDLEKAGSEIVRLTVPSQADADNLPNIRKRMKELGLKVPLVADIHFTPQVALKSVEWVEKVRINPGNFADKKKFEIIEYTDKDYNEELERIDEVFTPLVLRAKELGVAMRIGTNHGSLSDRIMNRFGDTPLGMVESALEFIRIAERNSYKDIVVSMKASNPQVMIQAYRMLVSRFYDLGMDYPLHLGVTEAGDGKDGRIKSAIGIGSLLEDGLGDTIRVSLTEDAIYEIPVAKELVRKYNESFLKELAVSPSSANLTSASDASVSQNRETIYTEFRDPFQYSRFYSKELSLGETKLGDTSPVRIEISFPFFGSESAEEVLNLIQRETKSGRIPEIIHFDIQSEMDLISLGTMVRRGSFPLPVSVELSKELTYQYDSLAEDLYRIHKWVINPSIFFQESEESWDDLLDFVTRFAKDKRCIEWSIDPKDIQLVEKVVRESQKRKIQNLIFSVKNGDLLTIRKLAFHLSESDYPITLVTKSDNKEKLLYDSSIQVGGSLLDGIGDVVRLSFGDGEPDESLVLSFDILQATRLRLTKTEYISCPSCGRTMFDLQSTTAMIKKMTGHLKGVKIAVMGCIVNGPGEMADADFGYVGAGIGKVHLYKGKEIVKKGVSEVEAADQLIELIRENGMWSDPE; encoded by the coding sequence ATGAGCACCAAATACAACGAATCGCCATTTTTTTACAAAAGACGTCCCACTCGAGAAGTGATGGTAGGAAACGTTGGAATTGGAGGAAAAAACCCAATTCGCATCCAATCCATGATTACATCTAACACAAGAGATACGGAAGCAAGTATCAAACAAATTTCCGATTTAGAAAAAGCTGGGTCAGAAATCGTTCGCCTAACAGTTCCAAGCCAAGCTGATGCAGACAACCTACCAAACATTCGTAAGAGGATGAAAGAACTCGGGCTCAAAGTTCCATTGGTAGCAGACATTCATTTTACTCCACAAGTTGCTCTCAAATCTGTGGAATGGGTTGAGAAGGTGCGAATCAATCCAGGTAACTTTGCAGACAAAAAAAAATTTGAAATCATCGAATACACAGACAAAGACTACAACGAAGAGTTAGAAAGAATCGATGAAGTATTCACACCTCTTGTTTTACGTGCCAAAGAACTGGGTGTTGCCATGAGGATCGGAACAAACCACGGAAGCCTATCCGACCGGATTATGAACAGGTTTGGGGACACTCCCCTTGGGATGGTAGAATCTGCCTTGGAGTTTATTCGTATCGCAGAAAGAAATTCCTATAAAGACATTGTTGTTTCCATGAAGGCATCCAATCCCCAAGTGATGATCCAAGCCTATCGTATGTTAGTTTCGAGATTTTATGATTTAGGAATGGACTATCCCTTACACTTGGGTGTGACTGAGGCTGGGGATGGAAAGGATGGAAGGATCAAATCTGCTATTGGGATTGGAAGTTTGTTAGAAGATGGACTTGGTGACACCATCCGTGTATCTCTTACCGAAGATGCCATTTATGAAATCCCTGTTGCGAAAGAATTAGTCAGGAAATACAATGAAAGTTTTTTAAAAGAACTAGCAGTTTCACCTAGTTCCGCAAATCTAACTTCCGCATCCGATGCCTCAGTTTCACAAAACAGAGAAACCATCTATACAGAATTTCGTGATCCTTTCCAATACTCTAGATTCTATTCAAAAGAATTAAGTTTGGGAGAAACAAAACTGGGGGATACGTCCCCTGTGAGAATCGAAATTAGTTTTCCATTTTTTGGATCCGAATCCGCAGAAGAAGTTCTAAACCTTATCCAAAGAGAAACCAAATCGGGGAGAATCCCAGAAATCATTCATTTCGATATCCAATCGGAAATGGATTTGATTTCGCTAGGAACTATGGTCAGACGAGGATCATTCCCTCTTCCTGTTTCTGTGGAATTATCTAAAGAACTCACCTACCAATATGATAGTTTGGCAGAAGACCTGTATCGCATTCATAAATGGGTGATCAACCCGAGTATTTTTTTCCAAGAATCAGAAGAGTCATGGGATGACCTTTTGGATTTTGTCACACGTTTCGCAAAAGACAAACGATGTATCGAATGGAGTATCGACCCAAAAGACATCCAGTTAGTAGAAAAAGTTGTAAGAGAATCCCAAAAGAGAAAAATTCAAAATTTAATTTTTTCGGTTAAAAACGGAGATCTCCTCACCATACGAAAATTAGCTTTTCATTTAAGTGAATCAGATTATCCCATCACTCTAGTCACAAAATCCGACAACAAAGAAAAACTTCTTTATGATTCTTCAATCCAAGTGGGCGGGAGTTTACTCGATGGAATCGGAGATGTGGTGCGCCTCTCTTTTGGGGACGGAGAACCAGACGAATCTCTGGTTTTGAGTTTTGATATTTTACAGGCCACGAGACTTCGCCTAACAAAGACTGAATATATTTCCTGCCCCTCTTGCGGTCGAACCATGTTTGATTTACAATCCACAACGGCTATGATCAAAAAAATGACAGGCCACCTAAAAGGTGTGAAAATTGCTGTGATGGGTTGTATCGTGAATGGTCCTGGAGAGATGGCGGATGCCGATTTTGGATACGTCGGAGCCGGAATTGGTAAGGTTCATCTCTACAAAGGGAAAGAAATTGTCAAAAAAGGAGTGTCTGAGGTGGAAGCAGCCGACCAACTCATTGAACTCATTCGCGAAAATGGAATGTGGAGCGATCCAGAATAA